The Apium graveolens cultivar Ventura chromosome 3, ASM990537v1, whole genome shotgun sequence sequence TCTTTTGTTAACCTCGACTGTCTCATCTCTTAAATTATCACACTTCTGTCTACCAGATTTCAATTTCCGGAAAATACTCACTCCTACTCACTTTTCCTTTTTCTACCTATTTTATTATTCACCTTCATCTTCATTATCTGCCATTAACTATATCAATTTAACGTCATCTCCCAATCCCCTTCTCACTTTTTTTGCCCGCTATTTCATTATTCCTTGATCACTTTTTAACGTGTTTCCAATGATTTTTTGGTTAGAGTAAGTTGTGCTGACATTTGAATTTTGTCACAGTGTATAAACAATATTATGCAGTAAACAAGCTCTCGGGGAAATGAGTTATGAACTTCTACACACACAAAGTTATGAACTTCTGGACACCCAAGTGAATCTAGTATGGGAAGTTGATGCAGTTTCCGAAGTTGATGCACAAATGATATTAAACAAGGATAGAAGACTACGAGGGCCAACTGAGGAAAGTATTTGTAGCCTAGTTTTGTTTGGATATACAAATTTTTTGTCTAGAATTCTTTTAGTACTTTTGTTTGCTTATCAAAGAGAGCATTTTTGGAATACTTAGTTATATTTTGTATGAGACAATATTTTTAATGGGAACGGGTCTACAACAACTGTTTGTTGTAGACTTGAATTTAACAAACACTTTTGCAAGCCGTTGATCTGGGATTGGAGGGCTGGATCATTGGGGGGACCGCGGAAATTTTCAGCGGTCGGTCAGGACGGACCGCGGAAAATTTCTGCGGTTGGTACTGCTCCCTTATCCCCAACTGCTCCCTTATCCCCAACATTCCAACAGATCCTCATTTCACCACACAAAAAcatcaaaatttcaaaaaaaaatctaCTCTCCAAGTTTATATTTTAGGCGATTTTGGGACATTTTCATCAAGAAATTCAAGTTGTTTTGTCAATTCAAGGTATATTTCTTGTCTTAAATTTCACATTTTCATGGCGGATAAATTATTTGCTCGTATGTTTCGTCATAAACgtcaaaatgaaaaaaaaaaggCTATTGATTGTAGTTTACATCTTGATAGTTTAAATAGTAGTAAAGAACCTAAAACCCCTGTATATGTTGAAGATGATGATTTTGTAGATAGAAATGAggaatttattaatttagatgacgatttggttgatgttgaagatgaaagtgatggaaatgaggttgaaaatgaggttgaaaatgatagtgataatgttgagggtgaggatgaagatgataatgtagAGGATGCAAATTTGTATGAAAATGTTGATGGGGGGGAGTTCCATATTTGAATCAAATTTTTCAAAGTGTGGATGAGGCCGGTCATTTTTTTAGGGCTTATACTTTACGAAATGGATTTGCTATTAAAATTCAAGCTAGCCATCGTAATAAAGACAACGAGATATATGGTCGTTTATATGTTTGTAGGCTTTATGGAAAAAGTGTCGTCGCCGAGAGTAGTCAAAATAAACGGCGTAGAGAGGTTCTTCCTAAAAGCGAGTGCAAGGTGAGGATGTAtgtcaattatcaaaagaaaaaacgTCACTGGGAGGTAACTAGCCTTGAATTGGTACACAACCACGGTCTTGTTTCCCCTAGTAAGATGAATTTGGTACAACGAGAAAGACATGTCAACACCGCGACCCGTAGTTTGATTAAAACGCTTTATCGTTCGGGGGTTCGTAATTGTCAAGTGATGAATGTGATTGGTAACATTCATGGAGGTAATGACAAAGTTGGTTTCAATGTTCAACATGTTAGGAATGTGTTAAGAGACGAGAGGAAGAAAAGGTTTGAGATTAGTGACGCCCAAGCGGGGTTGGACTTGTTGCATAGGTTGAATGAAGAAAGTggttctaaatattttattaggaCCGAAGTCGATGAAGAGAATCGCTTGAAGTGTCTAGTATAGATTGATCCGAGATGTATAATGGCTTACCAAAATTTTGGCGATGTTATGGCTTTTGATACCACTTATCAGACAAATAGGTATGCAATGCCATTTGTCCCATTTACCGGAGTCAATCATCATTATCAATCGGTAATTTTCGGGTTTGCATTGATGCGGGATGAACACGCGTCGACTTTTGAGTGGATTCTTCGTACTTGGCTTGAAGGTGTGGGGAATAATCCTCCATTGACTATAATCACGGATCAAGATCAAGCCATGGCAAGCGCTATTGCGGTTGTACTCCCGAATACTACCCATTTATTGTGTTCTTGGCACATTAGTCAAAAATTCCCGAACAAATTAGCTCATTATTATTCGGCTTTTCCGGAATTCAAGACGGACTTCAACAATTGCATTTATAAATCTCTCACCGAATGTGTTTTTGAAGCTAGATGGGCGTCGTTTGTGGAAAAGTATCACTTGCAAGATCATAAATGGTTAAAGGGGTTATATGAGTTGAAGCACAAGTGGATTCCTGCATATACTAGAAACAAATTTTCGGCGTTTCAAAATAGTACATCGAGGAGTGAGGGGATGAATTCTTTCTTTGATAAGTATGTGAGTTCGGCAACGGGTTTGAAGGAATTCATTGAAAATGCCCAAAAAGCATTGGCAAGGCAATTCATGAGGGAGAAGGAAGAAGATTATGTCACCATTAATCTAAAACGTCCCATGAAATTGCATACCACATTAGAGTATCATGCTTTTTGTATCTACACTAAGGAAATGTTTAGAAGATTTCAAGATGAAATGGTTGAGTCTTCAAAATACTTTGTTGAAAAAGACCGACGAGCTAGTGAAGAAGGGGAGAGAATGGGGGATGTTTATACGTACTATAGTTGTTATAGGCCCATGTCCGAGCCTACGAGAAGAAATGTTTATTTTGTGGCATTCGAGAAAGCAAGCTCTTTGGGAATGTGTACGTGTAGAATGCTTGAACATTCGGGGCTACCTTGTAGACACCTATTGGCGGTCTTCACTAAGAAACGGGTTTCGGAAATTCCCCCGTATTACATAAACCGGAGGTGGACAATGCATGCCAATAGAGTTGTTGGTGTGTTGCCTTACAATTTGGATGTTGGACAAAGTCATGAGATGACCTCAACCGATCGATTTAATAGCATGACAATGTTAACCATGAGTTTTTGTCAAAGTAGCATTGCATCCAAGGAACGGTATGATTATGCCGTTGGAGTGATGAATCGAGAAATACCAATTCTCGAAAAAATGAGCGTTGACGGAATTAAATCTTACGAAAGCAATTCGCAAGCTCCAAATGTAAGTGCTCATGAAGAAACAATTCTTGACCCTATTATGTCCTAAACTAAAGGGAGGAAGAAGGACGTTCGTTTCAAAAGTCCAATAGAATCGATTGGTAAAAAGGAGAAGCCGCCAAGAAGGTGCACTTATTGTCAAATGGAAGGCCATGATAAAAGGAAGTGTGCTAGTAGACTAGAAGATCTTAAAAATGTTCAAGAATCGCAATATAATTAGTGGTGTACCATTTTGTAACTGAATGTTGTAATCTTTAAATGGATTTGAATTTTAAGTGTTTAACATTGCTTTCttttttgttatattttattgtcatataattgccaattattgtcatataattgtgTTTTATTGTGATAGGTAACATGACTAGCGAGTATAGTGGTGAGAACAACTCCGATCATAGTTGTGATTCGGTTTCCCACGTTAGCAACACATTCTCGGACTCCCTACCAAGCGACTCGTGGTATGAGGACAATGACGAGGAAGATGTGGTCTCACCAACCTTTAGTGAGATGGAAGATGCATGTGCCGAGTTGATGCCCCTTGTGGACAATGACGAGCCGCCCCATGTGGAGGAAGAGGAAACGGACTTGTACCCACCCGATGAGGAGGCTTATAGGGCCAAAAATTGGATCGAGGCATGCAATTGGATGGAGGGTACTGAACCGTGGAGATTGGTGAACTCTCATCCGGATCCGTACTTCCTTCCGATCTTGAATTTGGGCAACAACACGCCCGATGGAAAATGGAAAAAATCCGGATGGAATGGCGGTAAGCTTGTTAAATGTGATCGGTAAGCTTGTTCAATATTTGGACAAGCGTTGACTTTCGTTGACTTTTTTAAGGAATTTTCAATTTATcgtaaaaaatgaaaaaaaaaaaaaaaatttttgaaaatcactCATTACCATATTTTAAGACTTTTGAGAGTAGTTTGGATTAGTGGAAGTTAGTTTAGGACTAACTTCCAAAAATTAAGCAATTTCAACAGAAGATTAATTTGCACATACTCTGTTTCCCCTGTCTTTTGCTCTGTTTTCAGGGGCAAAAAACAAAACTGATGGACCGCGAAAATTTTCCGCGGTTGGGCTGTAGACGGACCGCGGAAATTTTCCGCGGTTGGGGCCATTAAATTGTTTTTTTTGCAGATTGAAAACAGAGCAGCCAGGAAATTCACAACCAAATTCACAACCAAATTCACAACCAAATCCACAACCAAATTCCACCAAAATCCCAACACCTACAACACCAAAATCCACCAAATTCCACCAAAATCTACCAAATTCCACCAAAATCCACAACAACCCAAAATGCTCAAAAATAACAAAAATCCAACAAAATTAAACAACGTCAAACCAAACAAACCAAATAAACCAAATAAAACCCGACAACATAAAATGAAATCCAACTACATAATTCAACAACCTAAAATCAAATGAAATCCAACTACATAATCCGACAACCTAAAATGAAATGCAATCCAACTACATAATCCGACAAACTAAAACACTATGAAATTCAACTACGAAGCCTCGTGACGCCTACGCATACGAATCCCGGGAATCCCCCTTGCCTTCCCTAACTGAAGCTCCCTGGCTATCCGATACCTAAAGGTATCCACCTCCTCCTGCGACCAATTTGGTACCTCAGCTAAGTCATATCCTTGTGTGAAGTAGTCCATGTACTTCATCACATAAACACCACAATCATTAGAGTTTCGTTGCTTTGGCCTGGACGGTAGAGCAAGGACCTCGGCTGAAGTAGGGTCAAGCCCCTCGACTGGGTGTACCATATGCAATAGCCTCGGCAACAACCATGACTGCAATGAAATTATGATCCGAGAATGAATATAATATACAATTGGTAAGGACTATATAGAAGACAGTAATAGTAGAGGAACATACCACCACTCGTATATCCTCACGATAATCCGGCTCGTTATTTATTGAATCTATGATAAGACCTTCAAATCGTCTAGTACCGAACATGAACAAAACCCAATGCACATCTCTGACACAACATGGGATGAATATGTAGTCCGCCTCGAGAACGGAAGGACCAACAGTAGCACTGGAAAACCCGGTAAAGCTACGTAATGCTTTATTCCATGCCCTTTGCAATGTATCTCCACCGACCCTCGATGCTTTTCTGATTTTCTTCACATGTCCTTTCCCAAGAACCATGAAGTAGGGATCCATGAAATAATAGACGGGTTTCCTCTCCCATATACCTCCAGTGTGAATCTCCTCCTCCCGAGTCCTTAGCAATCCCTGCAAGTATATATGAATGCAACAAGTAAAATAAATGCAACAAGTAAAATTAATGCAACAAGTAAAATAAATGCAAAAACTAAAATATATTAGACAACGAACAATACCATATAAGTGTATATGATCATGTCATCAACCCATGTTCCTGGAGCCAGACTCTGCATAGCTGATGCATGGACGTGATAGTCCTGAACACTAAGACCACCGGGATTCCTCGGCGCCATCCCAAAGCCCCATCCCCAATCTGAATATATAGCATTCTTCTTTGTCATGCCGAGACTCTTAGTGATACTCCACTTCTCCTCTTTCATCCTGCGGGATGCAAGCTTCGCGGGCCTATTAGATGAGGCAATAGCCTGGGGTGGCTGAGACACATGCTGGGATGGCTGTGTCATGTCAACGACATCCTGGGCAGGAATGGCTGGAATGTCAAAGTCGTCAGCCAAAGGTGCAATGAAATCTGATTTTATGTTCTGAAATGTGGGAGGTCTGTAGGCGGGTCCTTTGATCTTCTTCATCAACCGAGAGAATGGTGTGAGGAAGGTAGCAGAAATCCTCCCAAACTCCTCCACAAACTCAGGAGGAACCCTAGCATCCAGCTGCTTCAACATATTAAGCCCGGCAACCATCTACAAATAAAAACAGGCAAACATTTTTTCATTAATTCCACAAGAATATCATATCATCAAGATGAAATACGTGTGAATGCAAATTTTGTAGTGTGTGGGGGTGTAATGTGAAATATGCATATTTGTAAAACACTTACAACTTCATAGCTCTCGAGGCTATCATACAACTCCCTCGTCTTGTACTGCTGCTGAGGCTGTGGATCGAGCTTCCCTATGCGCATACGAGATATATCAGCATACCACGCCATATAATCAGCCTCTGAAGCTATGTCTACCGAGTCATCAACAAGGCCATCCAAATCTGAACAGAACCTGGCCCATTTTCCAATATCAATAAACCACCGCACCAGCCAATCCTCCCCTGCAAACGTGGCATCCTTAGCCCCCCTGTAACCAACCATGTTCACCGGTGCCCGTGGAATCTGCGGACTAGAACCAAACTGTCTCGACACCCTGTCCGGATGCTGCCACTCGACCACGTCGTAACATACAAGGGGAACTCGACCGCACCCAGCTAACTGTGCCTGTATCATCTCGCTGTCCATAACATCCTCGAACCTAGCATACGGCCTCCAGACCACCTCATCACCAGCAACACCATCAAACTCACCCCTATAGAACGGTAAGCTGTGGTGAGGGCCTGACATCCTGTGCTTCTTCGAAACCCCGACATGAGTATCACTAGCATAGGCCCATCCCTCAGTAACCGGATAATCCTCCTGACCGGGAGATCGTAAAGGCACGCCAATACGAGGAAATCTCTCGTAAGACCAAACCTGTAACACCCAGACACAACAAGCAATGCTCTTGCTGCCCTTCCTTGCAGCAATCTCCAAACCCCGGTATATATGAGCTAACACAGCTGCACCCCAAGCATAATAAGGAATCTCCCGCATATTAATCAATGGGTGCATATACCGAACATGAACAAAAGAGCGGTTGATGCTGGGAAGAGGATACAACCCATAATGAATAGCAGATACGCCTTGGTATGTACAACCGTGGCCCTCATATTGTGCTTCTCAGGCTTCTGTGCACCATATCTCTCAAACAACCACCCCAGCTTGATGTTATTCCGATACAAAGCCTCCTTCACCTCCTCCTCGGTCAAAGGCTCAAACCAATTATTAGCAAAATACGCCGCCTTGTTCTCTATCACCCCACAAGTCAGCGCATCCCCTGTACTGGCACCCCTAAAATAAACCCTACATCCTCCAATATAACAGTCATCTCCCCCTGCCTCGTGAAGAAAGTGTTGGTCTCAGGTCTCCAACGCTCCACCAAAGCAGATATCAACCGAGTGTCAGTAGCCAAGACAACAACAGGGTCTGCAAAAATCGCAAACCCAAGCATGTGTATCAATTCCCGTTGTGGTCTCCTTAACTTCCACAAGTGCAATGACTTGTTCCCCGAATAGCTCTGCAACTCATCTCTCCCTGCACCATCCCAAACATCCTCACTGACGTGATACCGATTATCCCAAATAATATTATGCGCGTTTGGACCCGGCAACATATTCCCGAAATCATCAAAATTATCCATACCTGAAAATATTGCCAACAAAATTCATCAATCACCACAATAAAAACACCACAACGTACACAACAAAAACATCACCAAAATCATATGTTAATTACATCCATACATTTTACAGTAATATAATTCGAATTTAACACAAATTTTATCATTAAATTTTCGAATTTTACACTAAATTTATCTATcattacaaattcaaattttatCATACAACTTTATCATTAAAACTTTGAATTTTACACTTACATGACTCGAATTTAACACTAAATTTATCATTACAAATCCCAATTTTGACAAAATATGACGAATTATCCTAAAATTGTAACACTAAAATTtgaattataaataaattaaggGTTAATAATTCGAATTATCCTAAAATTATCCTAAACAATTCATCCATATTTTTAATTACATTATAATTCGAAATTTACagtaaaaaaaatcaaatttaatacacaattattaaaaatttgaattaaaattaaaaatattattacgTTAATTCGATTTTACATACAgtaaattaattctaaattaacaCTAATTTATCCTAAAAAACCGAATTATCACTAAATTTAACAAAATTTATCCTAAAAAATGCATCCATATTTTTCATTACATTACAATTCGAAATTTACCATATAAAatctaatttaattttattaacttaattcgaattaaaaattattagaaattcgaattaaaattaaaaatattattgtCTTAATTCGATTTTACATTCActaaattaattctaaattaacaTTAATTTATCCTAGTAATCGAATTAAATTAACACTAATTATGAACCCTAAATCAATTCTAAAAATTCGAATTTAATCATACTAAGATTCATATGTgaatttattacaaggattcataCAAAATCAGATCTAGAACAATATAAATACATAAATTTAtatcaataaaactataaataataaaaaagaatCGAATATATATACCTTAATGACggaaaaggagaatgatttaagcTTTTGGATTGTTGGGCTCTTGCTTCTGCTCTGCTGCGGCTGCTGTGGTTTTGTGTGgctgtttgtgtttgtgttgtatTTTTATGCGGCTGTTGTTTATGTTTTTCTTGTTATGAGTCTGTGTTTGACAGGGAATAGGTAAACAAAAAACGACACCAACCGCGGAAATTTTCCGCGGTCCATGGGCTAGGGGTTTTTTTGTAATTACTCCGGACCGCTGAAAATTTCCGCGGTCCACATGTGATCTCAGCCCTCCAATTCCCGATCTAACGGTTACAAATGTGTTTGTTATCAACCGGTCTACAACAAACGTTTGTTGTAGACCGGCCCCCATTTTTAATACCTAAGTTTCATATAAATCATTATGTCTTCGAAAATAAAACAATACTTCTAGCAACTAAACTTTTGTAATATGAAAATTCATATAACATCATAACATTATTGTCttaaaaaagttaaaaaaatcatattaaaGTTACTCGGACCACACGTTGGAAGAACAAAAATATTATATGTAGTTGTTTATACGACACTCTTAACATAATAAATTATTGTTTGTAGACCATTTTTACAAATGATTTCTTAATTTAACTGTGTTGTGTGTTAAAATATACAACAATGATTATATGTTTGGTTTTAATGTTAAACTCTAAGTTATAGTCTACATAACGATTTTCTTAGCTTGTGAGAATACTTAGTTTGTAAGAACGCTTTAGTAATGTCTTCTGCTACAATGGAAATAACAAAAATACATATTTTTTGGATGTAATATAGCGGGTTTAATACTCATTCGTTGTCTCTACAAGTTCACATAACAATATTAGCCCGTTATTTGATCCATGTATCAAACGGTACCTTAATAGTGAACGAAAAAATAGAGTATAATCGTTGTGTATTACCTGTTTTCCTTGTAGTGTGATGTAGGATTGCTTGATGCGAGTAAAGATGCGATGGATTGAAATAAGATGCATGATGGCATGATGAGGCTACCGAATATCTTGATCGGGCTGTCGAATAGCATGATCATGCCAAAACGTAATAATGCACCAtaagtttttttttaatatttagagATTGTGCATGATCATTCTGctttataattaatattatttttactTTGGATTTGGTTTTATTTCGTTTTCTTAGATAAATATCATCATTATATAttgaattattattttattattaatcaaaatTTAGAGAGTTTTCTCATCTTCTGGATGAATTACAGAATTATCGTTTGGGATTCGTGTTTGTTATTAATAATTAACGCTTCGTCATTAGGTGTCGTAAATACGTTCACGTCGTAAAGTCAATTCACTTCGTAATTTAGTTAAAGTTAGATGGTAGATGTTGGGCTTGTTGAGCACGGCTTAACTccatattagtatgatattgtccgctttgggccgagcctgcacggatttgtttttgggcacctcccaaaaggcctcgtcgattctgcctccttcagtgtgaccaggctccccctcgacccatactgaaagtccatctggctatttgctccccctaggcccatactggaaggcccgtctgccttttcctagagcccattctggggcaagcccatctgcctcttcTTAGGTAACTTCTGGAGCCCATCTGAGATTGTTTTGGACCGTTTATAACCTGAAGGTTTGATAACACTTGTTAGGCTTGCTGCACGGGTTTGTTTTTGGATCACTCCCAAAAGACCTCATATtaattggagttatctggctgcttatatttTAGCAAACTGCCACTCacacaaacgatgtgggacaactcctaacaggTAGATTGTATATAAACTGTTGTATCACAGTTGATTCATTTTCGTGGAATTCCTTTACCAAGTCATTGCTTTCCCTCTCTTTACTGAGACTTCTTAGCTCTTGCACTGTGATTCAGCACGTCTTCCGTCCTTGTGTACTTGTGATTTCGTGCAACACCATTTAAAATTTTATCTTACAGTTAATTTTCTTTGATCTTTCGTTTCAGCATcatgaagatatatatatatatatatatatatatatatatatatatatatatatatatatatatatcagttaaGTGTCACAAACCATGCTAAATGACACTGTTTGCTCATATGCTTTATTTGGGCTAAATATATTACCGGGCTTTTGGTTCTATTTCGGCCCAATAGAGTAGCAGTCAGCACAGTTTTATCGTATATATAAGGTACTCCGTCTTCATTTTATGGTTATCAATAAAATGAAATGaatgttaagtttatctcttaCTTTCTGCAATTTTCTTAATGTTCTTACTTCATTTTCTTAgtttaattttaacaaaaattttaaaaaaaatagtcAAGATCATGACATTAAGGTATATATGAGTACAATATTTTTGTTAATAATAGTGATAATTTTATTATAATCTATTTAATTTTGAAATTCAGAATCTCTTGCGATTTTGAAAGTTTACAAATAGCTTTTGAATATGATGATGACTTGAATATGTTGCGATACTTGGCCAAAGCCCACAAAGGATATATGTTTCTATAGCATGTGTAGTGCAACGTACAGTTCCTATTGAAAACTCCTGTAATTTCCTGCCACCAAATTGCAAGATTTTAAAGTATGTTTTCAAAGTGCCTACGCACATTCACATCTTTGCTGGCTTTCTTAAACAACTACCTGCAGCTTAAATTAGATTATCGAGATTTGACTTTACTTACTTGTTGGGGAAAATCACCGTTTTCCATTTGCGAATTGATCAGCAATTTCGCAGCGCGATGAAGGGGCGTCGCGTCTCTCTTGTCCTATTTAGGAATACAAGATAGGAAACACATTATGACTTGTGCATTGCTCTCTGAGACCAGTTTAATATTCTTTCTGATAATTAGCAGTTTGAGTATTTAACAATACACAGCCCAAGTGCTTAATCACTGACCTGCCCGGAAGAGATCAAACCCATCATGGCCCATGCAGTTTGTACCAAAGTTGATCGATTTCCTTCTAATTTTGTATATATCTGCTTAACACATTATTAACATGAGCCCATAATTAGTTAGTGCTAATGCATTTTGTTGGAAATTAAGGTTTCCCTCAAATTTGTTGAGGATACCTACTCAACTGAAGCTCAACTAGCAGTATAGCAACTAAACCTAGT is a genomic window containing:
- the LOC141714913 gene encoding protein FAR1-RELATED SEQUENCE 5-like; protein product: MAYQNFGDVMAFDTTYQTNRYAMPFVPFTGVNHHYQSVIFGFALMRDEHASTFEWILRTWLEGVGNNPPLTIITDQDQAMASAIAVVLPNTTHLLCSWHISQKFPNKLAHYYSAFPEFKTDFNNCIYKSLTECVFEARWASFVEKYHLQDHKWLKGLYELKHKWIPAYTRNKFSAFQNSTSRSEGMNSFFDKYVSSATGLKEFIENAQKALARQFMREKEEDYVTINLKRPMKLHTTLEYHAFCIYTKEMFRRFQDEMVESSKYFVEKDRRASEEGERMGDVYTYYSCYRPMSEPTRRNVYFVAFEKASSLGMCTCRMLEHSGLPCRHLLAVFTKKRVSEIPPYYINRRWTMHANRVVGVLPYNLDVGQSHEMTSTDRFNSMTMLTMSFCQSSIASKERYDYAVGVMNREIPILEKMSVDGIKSYESNSQAPNVSAHEETILDPIMS
- the LOC141711009 gene encoding ubiquitin-like-specific protease ESD4 — translated: MAPRNPGGLSVQDYHVHASAMQSLAPGTWVDDMIIYTYMGLLRTREEEIHTGGIWERKPVYYFMDPYFMVLGKGHVKKIRKASRVGGDTLQRAWNKALRSFTGFSSATVGPSVLEADYIFIPCCVRDVHWVLFMFGTRRFEGLIIDSINNEPDYREDIRVVSWLLPRLLHMVHPVEGLDPTSAEVLALPSRPKQRNSNDCGVYVMKYMDYFTQGYDLAEVPNWSQEEVDTFRYRIARELQLGKARGIPGIRMRRRHEAS